TTTCAATAATTTTACTGTAACCACGTTCGATATGTTCCACCCCGTGAATTTCAGTTTCTCCGTCAGCTAAAAGTGCTGCAATAACAAGCGCTGCACCGGCACGTAAATCTGTCGCTGTCACTTTAGAACCTTGAAGTTGCACAGGACCACTTATAACCGCCGAACGACCTTCAAGTTTGAACTTGCCGCCCATTCGTTCAATCTCCGCAATGTGTTTAAAACGGCTTGGATAGATCGTATCGGTGATGACACTGCTACCTTCCGCACGTGTTAAAAGAGCAGTTAACGGTTGTTGTAAGTCCGTTGGGAAACCTGGATAAGCGTAAGTTTTAATATCTACTTTTTTTATTTTCTCTACTTCCCCAACAAAAATAGCATCTTCTTCGATATCCATCGGCACGCCCATTTCTGTGAGCTTTGCAATGATTCCTTCTAAATGGGTGGGGATGACATTTTCGATTCGTACGCCCTTCCCAGAAGCTGCTGCAAGTACCATGAATGTCCCTGCTTCGATTCGATCCGGAATAATTGTATGATGACAACCATGTAAATGATCTACCCCAGTGATTCGAATAGTATCAGTTCCTGCACCTTTAATAATTGCTCCCATATTTGTTAAAAGCGTTGCAACATCAATAATTTCTGGCTCTTTAGCTGCATTTTCGATAACCGTTTTGCCTTTTGCACGAACAGCCGCTAGCATGATATTAATGGTCGCTCCAACACTTACTACATCTAAATAAATTCGTGCACCTTTGAGTTCGTCGGCACGCAAATAAATCGCACCTTGCTCGTTTGTTACTTTTGCGCCTAATGCTTCAAAACCTTTTATATGTTGGTCGATTGGACGTGGCCCTAAGTAACAACCGCCTGGAAGTCCAATAACCGCTTTTTTAAATCGACCTAGCATTGCACCCATTAAATAATAGGAAGCACGTAATTTCTTCACATTTCCTGATGGAAGCGGCATAGAAATCATATCTGTTGGGTCAATAACTGCTGTTTTATTATCATAGCGAACCGTGCCGCCAAGTTCTTCTAAAATATTATAAAGTGTGTGAACATCCGAAATATCTGGTAAACCTTCTAAAACCACTTCAGACTCCGCCAAAATTGCAGCTGGAATCAAGGCCACCGCACTATTTTTTGCACCATCTACTTGCAAAGTGCCAGCTAATTTTTTACCGCCTTGAATAATCAATTTATCCGTCACAAATGTACCCTTCTTTCCTGAAGCTTGTAATACTTTTTCATTATCCATTAATTTGTTTTACTTTGCAAGAAGCTTTCTCTAAAAAAAGCTGGGAACATTACGCCCCAAGCTTTTTATCATTGTGGTATATTTTTGGCTGGTGCTTTTGCGAGTGCTTCGATACGCGGTTTAATTTTTTTCGAAGCGGTATCTTTTATTAATAAAGCGCCCGCACCGAAAACGATGCAGCTATAATAAGTAATAATACGCCACAAAACAAGTGCCATTAGGAGTTTTGCCGGACCGAGTAACATACCGAATAATAAGGTGAAAGTATACTCAGCTCCCCCAGCCCCTCCCGGAGTTGGCATAACCGTCGCAAACATAATAATAAACGCATGATACGTAATCGCCATATAAAGGCCAATCCCAGTCACGCCAATCGCCTGTAAAATAAAGAACGGAATCGAAAAGTAAATCCAAAGTTGCAATGTAGTATAAAAACAACAACGAACAATCAATTTCCAGTCTTTACCAATACGGCTACTTTCTTCATGGAAGGTAATAATTTTTTCATCTAATGTATTTCTTAAATTAGCCACTTTTTCCTTTTTCATAAATAGGCGTGTTGGTATAAGTAATACGTGCACTAATTTTGTCGTGAATTTTTGGCTTCTACCTACTAAAATAAGCGCAGCAATGACGAGGACATGCACACCAAACCCAAGTAAAACAAGGAATTTCAGTTGCGTTACGCCAGTCATTAAATAATGAATACCAAAAATCAAAATAACTAAAAAGTTCAGCACGACCATCGCTTGATAAATAATAAATTTCACGAGCAAAACCGAACTTCCTCGCCCCGCATCCATGCCTTGTTTCGTCAACATAACAAGTTGCGCGGGCTGTCCGCCAGTCGCCATTGGAGTAATCGTATTAAAAAATTGACCAATCATCGTAATGCGGAACGACGAAAAAAAACGTTGATCTTTATTGGCTGGTTTCGATGCAGTTTGCAGCACCACAGCCTCCAAAAACCAATAAATAAACATCGCAGCAAATGCCGCCAAGAGCCACCAAGGATTCACTTTTAACATCGAAGCAAAAAAAGTGGAGATATCTACGCCTTGAAATTGCCAGATAATGAAACCGATGCTAATGGCTAATACAATCGCAATATTAAATAGGTTTTTCTTTGCGTCTCCACTCACTGCGTTCACTCCTTCGTTAATAATCCTTGATAAAAGTCCAACCATATTGCAGCTAGTCGGTCCTCCGAATAATAAGTTGCTCCTCGTTTTGAAGCTTGTAACATTTCATTATAATAATCTGTATCATTTTCTAAACGTTCAATAGCCCGAATAAATCCAGGGTTGTCCACTTCTTTCACGTAGTAACCATCTAAAATTTCTTCGTACAAATCTAAATTTCGTAATAATATTGGAACATCACAACTCATCGCTTCCAAAATCGCCATCGGAAATAGCTCATTGTAAGAAGGCATAAAGAACACATCCGCCATATTGATACATGCATTCATTTCTGAACGATCCACAATGCCAATAAATTTCACGTTACTCGGTGGATTGTCATAAATTTTTTTCAATTCCTCGTAACCCGAAGTAATTTTCCCAAAAGAAAATCCGCCCGCCCAAACAAATTGAACATCAGGAAGTTTTTTGGCTACTTCGATAAAATCAAGCACACCTTTACGATGTTGCACTTGACCAATTCCAATCACAGTAAATTTGTCCGCCGGAATTTCATATTTTGCCCGAGCAAGTTCTTTTTCTCCTTTTGAAATAGGAAAAAAGCTCTTTTTGGAAACGAAATTCGGGATATAATGAATTTTTTCTTCTGGAATATTATAAGCCGTAAGTTTGGGAATGAATGATGGGTTTACAACAACAATCTCATCCATTCGTTTATAAAAACCAATCAAATATTTATAGAAAACTACGCGAGCAATCCAAGGTAATTTGAGGCTGCCTTCCAT
The sequence above is drawn from the Listeria monocytogenes genome and encodes:
- a CDS encoding YbhN family protein; its protein translation is MSGDAKKNLFNIAIVLAISIGFIIWQFQGVDISTFFASMLKVNPWWLLAAFAAMFIYWFLEAVVLQTASKPANKDQRFFSSFRITMIGQFFNTITPMATGGQPAQLVMLTKQGMDAGRGSSVLLVKFIIYQAMVVLNFLVILIFGIHYLMTGVTQLKFLVLLGFGVHVLVIAALILVGRSQKFTTKLVHVLLIPTRLFMKKEKVANLRNTLDEKIITFHEESSRIGKDWKLIVRCCFYTTLQLWIYFSIPFFILQAIGVTGIGLYMAITYHAFIIMFATVMPTPGGAGGAEYTFTLLFGMLLGPAKLLMALVLWRIITYYSCIVFGAGALLIKDTASKKIKPRIEALAKAPAKNIPQ
- a CDS encoding UDP-N-acetylglucosamine 1-carboxyvinyltransferase, giving the protein MTDKLIIQGGKKLAGTLQVDGAKNSAVALIPAAILAESEVVLEGLPDISDVHTLYNILEELGGTVRYDNKTAVIDPTDMISMPLPSGNVKKLRASYYLMGAMLGRFKKAVIGLPGGCYLGPRPIDQHIKGFEALGAKVTNEQGAIYLRADELKGARIYLDVVSVGATINIMLAAVRAKGKTVIENAAKEPEIIDVATLLTNMGAIIKGAGTDTIRITGVDHLHGCHHTIIPDRIEAGTFMVLAAASGKGVRIENVIPTHLEGIIAKLTEMGVPMDIEEDAIFVGEVEKIKKVDIKTYAYPGFPTDLQQPLTALLTRAEGSSVITDTIYPSRFKHIAEIERMGGKFKLEGRSAVISGPVQLQGSKVTATDLRAGAALVIAALLADGETEIHGVEHIERGYSKIIEKLSAIGANITRSSAAETKL
- a CDS encoding glycosyltransferase family 4 protein — translated: MIKLTMLSSAEKVKGQGVASAYRELVNLLEERYKNEIDMKINSFEKSDITHYHTVDFRFFLSTFFKKKRGVRVGYVHFLPETMEGSLKLPWIARVVFYKYLIGFYKRMDEIVVVNPSFIPKLTAYNIPEEKIHYIPNFVSKKSFFPISKGEKELARAKYEIPADKFTVIGIGQVQHRKGVLDFIEVAKKLPDVQFVWAGGFSFGKITSGYEELKKIYDNPPSNVKFIGIVDRSEMNACINMADVFFMPSYNELFPMAILEAMSCDVPILLRNLDLYEEILDGYYVKEVDNPGFIRAIERLENDTDYYNEMLQASKRGATYYSEDRLAAIWLDFYQGLLTKE